CGCTTGGCGCGTTCCTCAGCGCTCGCATCCAGGAAAATTTTCACTTCGGCACCCGGAAAGACAACGGTCCCCATGTCCCGGCCGTCTGCGACCAGACCCGGTTCGCCACTGAATGCACGCTGACGACGAAGCAATGCTTCACGGACACGGGGTAAAGCCGCGACTTTTGATGCCGCATTTCCGACTTCTTCGGTACGCAAGGTTGATGAGACATCCTCACCTTCCAGAATCACCCTGACCAGTTCACCCTCAGCAAGAAACTGCACATCAAGATGAGCAGCCAGGGGAACTAAAACGTCTTCAGAGTCCAGTTCTACGCCATGATGAATTGCTGCCAGTGCCAGTACACGGTAGATAGCACCGGAGTCCAGTAAATTCCAGCCCAGCTTTTCTGCTAACAGCATGCAAAGTGTTCCTTTACCGGCTCCACTTGGCCCATCAACAGTGATCACTGGCGCGTTTGTAGACATAGAATTCTCCGAATTTGTTTAACCTTCAGCAAAGTTGCTGTTTTAACGCGGGCCGTATTATACGGTAATTTTGACTCAGAGGCACTTCAAGTCGCGGAAAAAATTCACCCGGCATTCAGGCCGGGTGAATCGTCAGCGCATCAATTATCAATTATTCGTGGCTGAGTGAGGCCAGTTTCTCGAAATAATCCGGGAAGGTTTTGGATGTACACTTCGGATCATTGATTGTGACTGGTGTATCCTGACTCATTGCCACCAGCGAGAAACACATCGCCATCCGGTGATCATCATAAGTATCGATAGCAGCATGCCGGAGCTGTGCCGGCGGGGTAATGATGATGTAATCCTCGCCTTCTTCGACGATCGCACCAACTTTACGCAATTCTGTCGCCATCGCGGACAGACGATCCGTTTCCTTCACGCGCCAGTTATAGACGTTGCGAATCGCCGTTGTTCCTTCAGCAAACAGCGCGGTGGTTGCAATCGTCATAGCTGCATCCGGGATATGGTTGAAGTCCATGTCTACGCCATGCAAACTGCCGCGGCGGGCAATGACGTAATCTTCACCCCATTCGATCTCAGCTCCCATTGCAGCCAGAGCTTCAGCAAACTGGGTATCTCCCTGAATACTGGATTTCCCAATTCCCGTCACTTTGACTTCACCGCCTTTAATCGCTGCAGCAGCCAGGAAGTAAGATGCTGAGGATGCATCCCCTTCCACCAGGAAATCGCCCGGTGATTGGTATTGCTGACCACCTTTCACGATAAAGCGTTGATAGTTATCGTTTTCAACCGAAACGCCAAACTGCGCCATGATGTGCAGCGTAATATCGATGTACGGCTTGGAAACCAGCTCACCTTTAATTTGAATCACAGTGTCGCCAGATGCCAAAGGTGCGCTCATCAGGAAAGCCGTCAGAAACTGACTGGAAATCGACCCGTCAATCTCAACTTCACCGCCTTTGAGGCCGGTTCCCTGGATGCGCAGCGGTGGGAAACCTTCATTTTCAAGATAAGTCACTTCCGCACCCGCACTCTGAAGTGCTTCGACCAGATGCCCGATCGGACGCTCTTTCATTCGCGGTTCGCCAGTCAGTACGTACTCACCCGCACCCAGGCACAATGCAGCAGCGAGGGGGCGCATCGCAGTGCCTGCGTTGCCTAAAAACAACTCAAGCGATTCTGGAGTATGGAAAGCCTGGCCTAATCCCTGCACTTCACATACGGTCTTGTCTTCTGAAAGCTGATAAGTCACGCCCAGTTTTGTGAGCGCATTGAGCATGTGACGAATATCATCACTGTCGAGCAGATTCGTGAGGCGAGTTGTGCCTTTCGCCAGCGCAGCCAGCAGCAATGCACGGTTCGACACACTTTTGGAACCAGGCAGGTTCACTTCTCCATCAATACGCTGAATTGGCTGTAAGGTTAAACTCTCCATTGGGTGTTTTATCTGTCCTGTTGTATTTGCGTTTTTGCAGAGTAGCGAATATTTCTGGGTGATGCCAGAGTAAAACACATCATCTCCACATCCAGCCTGCGCTGACACCCAATCCATCATGCTCTTACACAGCACTGGCAGCAGGTATTCCACTGTCTCTTCAGGCGCAGACTTCTCAATTCAGCTGGCCTGACAGGACATCCCGATGTCACATCCTACTGGTGAATAAAGCGATAATATCCCGCTACAACTTCTCCCAAAAACAGTCTTTTATTGCTAAAAAAACAAAAGCCGCCCCAAAAGGCGGCTTAGAGAGATTCAGACCTGGACACAATCAGGCATTTTCACGCTCAAATTCAGCCATAAAATCAACCAGAGCCTGGACACCTTGAATTGGCATCGCATTATAAATGGATGCTCGCATCCCCCCGACCACACGGTGACCCGCCAGCGCCTTCAGACCTACCGCATCCGCCTGCTGCAAAAATGCTTTGTCCAGCTCAGGGTTCTTCAACTGAAACGGCACATTCATCAAAGAACGGTTATCCGGGTGCACTTCGTTCCGATAGAAATCAGACTGGTCGATAAAGTCGTACAACACCTTTGCTTTGGCTTCATTCCGGGCCTGCATCGCTTCCACGCCACCAATGCCCTTCAGCCATTTGAATACTTCGCCAGCCAGATACCAGGCAAAGGTCGGTGGTGTATTAAACATCGAGTCTTTTTCCGCCAGAACTTTATAGTCCAGGATACTTGGCAAAATCTGTTTTGCTTTACCCAGCAAGTCATCACGTACGATTACAATCGTCAGACCGGCAGGACCAATATTTTTCTGAGCACCGGCGTAAATCACACCGTACTGGGACACATCAATCTTGCGCGAGAGAATGGTAGAAGACATATCTGCCACGATTGGCTTGTCCGTCTGAGGCAGGTCACGGATCTCAATACCATCGATTGTTTCATTCGGGCAGAAATGAACGTAAGCAGCATCGTCTGACAATGGCCACTCACCGGCTGGAAGGACAGCTGTCTTCCCGTCACGTTCACAAGCAATCGAAACGATGTTTGGCTGACAGTACTTTTTCGCTTCTTCAATCGCACTATGTGCCCAGTAACCGCCGTCGATATAATCTGCGCGCTCAGCATCTCCCAGCAGGTTCATTGGAACTGCCGCAAACTGCGCTCTTGCACCGCCATGGCAGAAAAGCACATGGTAGTTATCAGGAATGTTCAGCAAATCCCGCAAGTCGCGTTCGGATTGCTCAGCAACTGCGATAAAGTCTTTACTGCGATGGCTGATTTCCATGACGGAAGTTCCCAGACCATTCCAGTTCACCAATTCCTGTTGGGCTTTTTTCAAAACCTCTGCTGGCATCATTGCCGGACCGGCACAAAAGTTATAGACCTTATCCATGATGAGAAACATGCTCCTGCTTTGCAAAAATGACATGATCAGGTTGTTGGCAGCACCAATCATCCGATCTTCGTCCTGATTTTTTACACCTTTCGCCCTTTACTGAAAACCTTTTTTGTTGCGCAAACGACAAAAAAAGCCCGCTGAAGGCTGAATTAAGATGAAAGACCGTATTTTGCTAAAAAAATGTTATAAAAAAACGCAGCTCTGAGGCTGCGTTTTCTGTTCCGTCAGCGAAAATTAATCTTCGCTGCTTTCTTCCGCATCATCCTCAGATGCCGGTGGCGTTTCATCAGTTGCGGCATTCGCTTCACCTGATGCTTCACCTTCAGACATTTCACCTTCACTGAAAGGCAAATCATCTTCTTCTGGTTCTTCAATGCGTTGCAGACCAACAACCTGCTCGTCTTCCGCAGTACGAATCAGCGTCACACCCTGCGTATTACGGCCCACGCGGCTGACTTCAGCCACACGGGTACGAACCAGTGTGCCGGCATTGGTGATCATCATAAATTCATCACCATCCTGCACCTGAACAGCCCCAACCACAGAACCGTTTCGCTCAGAGACTTTGATTGAGACCACACCCTGTGTCGCACGGCTCTTCGCCGGATACTCTGCCAGATCGGTCCGCTTACCATAACCATTTTCAGTTACGGTCAGCACATCACCCTCATTGTGAGGCACAATCAGCGAAACAACTTTATCGTCTTCTGCCAGCTTGATACCGCGAACACCTGCCGCCGTACGGCCCATGCCACGTACCTGCTCTTCAGAGAAGCGAACAACTTTACCTGCTGCTGAGAACAGCATGATGTCGTTCTGGCTGTCAGTGATGTCCACACCAATCAGTGAGTCACCGTCACGCAGGTTCACGGCAATGATACCGGCACTGCGAGGACGACTGAAATCAGTCAGTGGTGTTTTCTTCACGGTTCCGTCAGCCGTTGCCATGAAGATGAACTTGTCTTCTTCATATTCTTTGACTGGCAGAATGGCGGTAATACGCTCGTTCTCTTCCAGCGGCAGAATGTTCACAATCGGCTTACCACGGGCTGTCCGGCTGGCCTGAGGCAGCTGATATACTTTCAGCCAGTACATCCGGCCACGACTTGAGAAACACAGAATCGTATCGTGCGTATTGGCAACCAGCAGACGCTCAATGAAGTCTTCATCTTTCATTCGCGTTGCCGCACGGCCTTTACCGCCACGACGCTGTGCTTCATAGTCAGCCAGCAGCTGATATTTCACATAACCATGGTGCGACAGAGTAACCACAACGTCTTCCTGACTGATCAGATCTTCCAGGTCGATATCATGGCTGGCTGCGGTAATTTCAGTCCGGCGTACATCGTTAAACTGCTCTCTCACCAGCTCCAGTTCTTCGCGGATGACTTCCATCAGACGCTCGGCACTGCTCAGGATCAGCATCAGTTCTTCGATCTGTGTCAGCAGACCTTTGTACTCGTCCAGAATCTTCTCGTGTTCCAGACCGGTCAGTTTGTGCAGACGCAGATCCAGAATCGCCTGAGCCTGCTGCTCAGTCAGATAGTACCGACCGTCGCGAACACCCAAATCCTCTGCTAACCACTCAGGACGTGCCGCATCAACACCAGCACGTTCCAGCATGGCTGCAACGTTACCCAGTTCCCATGAACGAGCCAGTAGACCTTCACGGGCAATCTGTGGCGTCGCGGCGTTCCGGACCAACTCGATAATCTCATCGATATTCACCAGCGCAATCGCCAGACCTTCCAGAATATGCGCGCGCTCACGGGCTTTACGCAGTTCGAAAATAGTCCGGCGGGTCACCACTTCACGACGGTGGTTAACGAAGCTTTCCAGCATTTCTTTCAGGTTAAACAGCTTCGGCTGGCCATTTTTATCCAGCGCCACCATGTTGATACCGAAAGTGGTCTGCAGCTGAGTCTGTGCGTACAGGTTATTCAGGACAACCTCGCCCACTGCATCACGACGGCACTCAATCACAATGCGCATCCCGTCTTTGTCAGACTCGTCACGCAGTGCACTGATGCCCTCGACTTTCTTCTCTTTTACCAGCTCGGCGATTTTCTCAATCAATCGCGCTTTATTGACCTGATACGGAATTTCGGTAACAACAATGGTCTCTTTACCATTCTTGTCAGTTTCAATGTCCGCCTTCGAGCGCATGTAGATTTTGCCGCGGCCGGTTTTATAGGCGTCAATGATTCCTTTACGACCACTGATCTGTGCCGCAGTCGGAAAATCCGGACCCGGAATGTAATCCAGCAGCTGGTCAATCGTGATCTGGTCGTTGTCCATGTAAGCCAGACAGCCGTCAATCACTTCACCCAAGTTATGCGGTGGAATGTTGGTCGCCATACCTACGGCAATACCGGACGCACCGTTGACCAGCAGGTTAGGAACTTTAGTCGGCAGAACCGCAGGAATACGCTCTGTACCGTCGTAGTTGTCAACATAGTCGACAGTTTCTTTATCCAGATCCGCCAGCAGTTCGTGAGCAATTTTGCTCATCCGCACTTCGGTATAACGCATTGCCGCAGCGGAGTCGCCGTCAATGGAACCGAAGTTGCCCTGGCCGTCGACCAGCATATAACGAAGGGAGAAAGGCTGCGCCATACGAACAATGGTGTCGTATACCGCACTATCACCATGAGGGTGATATTTACCGATCACGTCGCCCACAACACGGGCAGATTTTTTGTATGGTTTGTTCCAGTCATTGCCCAGTACATTCATCGCGAATAGTACGCGGCGATGCACCGGCTTCAGGCCATCACGCACATCAGGAAGAGCACGACCCACGATGACAGACATCGCGTAGTCGAGATATGAGCCTTTCAGCTCCTCTTCAATGTTTACCGGCGTGATCTCTTTTGCAAGATCGCTCATGGAGCCACTATCCCTCAGGTAGATTCTGTCGTATTTTTATACGTGCAAGGTGCGGGAATATAGCATATTTCCCACTTAATAGGCACACCTTTCGGCGCCTTTCTTGTGAGTAATTTTGCGAATTGAAGATAAACTTCCCCGTCTGCATCCTGACAACTGACGGATTCCCCACCCGAAATTGTTTGATTTTCACCCACACCAAACAACACCGGTGAAGAAGTCACCAATCCCTTCATCCACAACGAGTTCCGGGCTCAGGATTCATAATCAAGGATTTCAAGTCAGACGGCTTTCGTTATAATGCCCGCTCTGACATCAAAGGAAATGGCGAGCAATAATGACCAAGCAGTTAAATGTCGACCCGGCAGAAATCAGTAAATTCGAAGACATGGCATCCCGCTGGTGGGATCTGGAGGGCGAGTTTAAGCCCCTGCACCAGATTAACCCGCTGCGCCTCAACTATGTGATCGACCATGCCGGTGGTCTGTTTGGTAAGAAAGTGCTCGATGTCGGCTGTGGCGGCGGTATTCTGGCGGAAAGCATGGCCAGAGAAGGCGCTCTGGTGACCGGACTGGACATGGGCAAAGAACCACTGACTGTTGCCCGCCTGCATGCACTGGAAACCGGCACCAAGCTGGACTACATCCAGCAAACAGTTGAAGAACATGCAGAACAGAACGAAGGAACTTACGACGTCGTCACCTGCATGGAAATGCTGGAGCATGTCCCAGATCCGGCATCAGTGATCGCATCCTGCGCAAAACTGATCAAACCGGGCGGGCATGTGTTCTTTTCAACTCTGAACCGGAACATCAAGTCGTATCTGTTTGCGATTGTGGGTGCAGAGCAAGTGATGAAACTGGTGCCAAAAGGCACGCACGATCACAAAAAGTTTATTCGTCCGTCAGAGCTCATGGCGATGGTCGATCTGACCGAATTAGAGGACCGTCACATCACGGGTCTTCACTACAACCCGCTCACCGACACTTATAAGCTGGGTCGCAATGTCGATGTAAACTACATCCTGCACACCACCAAACCTGAATAAAACGCAGCAGCCATCAGCCAGCCGGGTAGACACTCGTCTGGCTGTTGATACCTGACTTTTCACACCTCACTCCATTTTCTGTACAACGGCTCAAATGATTCAGTTTCCTGATAAGCTTAAGTCATCTCTCTGATCATTCCGGAGCAAAGGAACCTGCCGATGCTGGACATTCAACTTCATGCCGTACTTTTTGATCTGGACGGAACGCTGCTTGATACGGCTCCGGATATGGCCCGTGCAGCCAACAGAGTTCTGGCTGATCACCAGATTCAGCCGCTGACACCAATGCAAATTCAGGCAAACACTAGCTATGGTGCGAATGGCTTACTCAAAGCAGGTTTCGGGGCAATCCCGGATCATCTTGATCCCTTGCATCTCCGGAAGTTATTTCTTGACTATTACCACAGTGAAATATGTCTTGAAACAAAAGCTTACGATGGGATCTTATTGCTTTTACGTTATCTGAATGAGAAAGAGATCCCATGGGGAATAATGACAAACAAACCTGGATTTCTCACCCAGCGCCTCCTGCCCTTTTTTCCGGAACTTTGCCAGACGGAAGTGATTGTCTGCGGTGACACCCTTGATAAAGCGAAGCCACACCCGGAACCCCTATGGCATGCATGCGAGCTTTTGAAGGTTCTGCCGGAAAACTGTCTGTACGTCGGTGATATCGAAAAGGACATGATTGCAGCCCGGGCTGCAGGGATGCCTGGCGCTGTCGCAGGCTGGGGCTACATTGGAGAAGAGCATGATCCCAGCCTATGGCAAGCCGACGTGATCCTGCCAGAACCTGAGTCTTTGATCCACCTCCTAGAGCAACAAAATTGTGACGGACGCGCCTTTTTTAATCAATCATACTGCCCCTGAAAATAGAGACGGAAATCGGGAAAAATCAAGGGAAAAAATTTTTTTCCTTCCGGAAAATTTACCCGATTTTGTTTGCATTTTTCTATGATACTGGCAAGTCTGATGAAATAGGTTAGTATGTACTGACTATTCATTTTACATCCCCACGTTATCCACAAGCGGTCAAAAAATACCAGCTTGCAAATTCGGATGCTCATCACTATCTTGTTTGCCTCATGGCTTAACACCCCAACATATAGTGTTTTGGTCTATTATTTTAACTGTAACGAAGATCACAAACTTTGTTTACTTTTTTAATAAAACCTTAAAAAAAGCACTATTAATCAGGGAAAACTGGGAAAACGATTAAAAATGAATCAACAGCTAACTGTTACCAAGCGTGATGGGCGCAAAGAACGCATCGATCTGGACAAGATCCACCGTGTCATTACCTGGGCTGCTGAAGGCCTGGAGAATGTTTCTGTGTCGCAGGTTGAGCTGAAGTCTCACATCCAGTTCTATGATGGGATTAAAACCGAAGACATTCATGAAACCATCATCAAAGCAGCGGCTGACCTGATTTCTGAAGAGTCGCCTGATTACCAGTACCTGGCAGCACGCCTGGCTATCTTCCACCTGCGTAAGAAAGCCTATGGCCAGTTTGAGCCACCAACACTGTTCAACCATGTCACAAACATGGTCGATAAAGGCAAGTACGATAAGCACCTGCTGGAAGACTACACCCCAGAAGAATTTGCAGTGATGGATGATTTTATCGATCACTGGCGTGACATGAATTTCTCTTACGCAGCTGTAAAACAGCTGGAAGGGAAATATCTGGTTCAGAACCGTGTCAGCGGCGAGATCTACGAAAGTGCCCAGTTCCTTTACGTCATGATCGCTGCCTGCCTGTTCAGTAAGTACCCGAAAGAATCGCGTCTGGACTACATCAAGCGCTTCTATGATGCCGTTTCTACGTTCAAGGTTTCACTGCCGACACCAATCATG
This DNA window, taken from Photobacterium sp. CCB-ST2H9, encodes the following:
- the serC gene encoding 3-phosphoserine/phosphohydroxythreonine transaminase — its product is MDKVYNFCAGPAMMPAEVLKKAQQELVNWNGLGTSVMEISHRSKDFIAVAEQSERDLRDLLNIPDNYHVLFCHGGARAQFAAVPMNLLGDAERADYIDGGYWAHSAIEEAKKYCQPNIVSIACERDGKTAVLPAGEWPLSDDAAYVHFCPNETIDGIEIRDLPQTDKPIVADMSSTILSRKIDVSQYGVIYAGAQKNIGPAGLTIVIVRDDLLGKAKQILPSILDYKVLAEKDSMFNTPPTFAWYLAGEVFKWLKGIGGVEAMQARNEAKAKVLYDFIDQSDFYRNEVHPDNRSLMNVPFQLKNPELDKAFLQQADAVGLKALAGHRVVGGMRASIYNAMPIQGVQALVDFMAEFERENA
- the cmk gene encoding (d)CMP kinase gives rise to the protein MSTNAPVITVDGPSGAGKGTLCMLLAEKLGWNLLDSGAIYRVLALAAIHHGVELDSEDVLVPLAAHLDVQFLAEGELVRVILEGEDVSSTLRTEEVGNAASKVAALPRVREALLRRQRAFSGEPGLVADGRDMGTVVFPGAEVKIFLDASAEERAKRRMNQLQQKGLSVNFDSLLSEIQERDDRDRNRAVAPLRPAADALVLDSTHLSIEQVTQQALAHIEEKLSAAKSA
- a CDS encoding HAD family hydrolase; this translates as MDIQLHAVLFDLDGTLLDTAPDMARAANRVLADHQIQPLTPMQIQANTSYGANGLLKAGFGAIPDHLDPLHLRKLFLDYYHSEICLETKAYDGILLLLRYLNEKEIPWGIMTNKPGFLTQRLLPFFPELCQTEVIVCGDTLDKAKPHPEPLWHACELLKVLPENCLYVGDIEKDMIAARAAGMPGAVAGWGYIGEEHDPSLWQADVILPEPESLIHLLEQQNCDGRAFFNQSYCP
- the aroA gene encoding 3-phosphoshikimate 1-carboxyvinyltransferase, with the translated sequence MESLTLQPIQRIDGEVNLPGSKSVSNRALLLAALAKGTTRLTNLLDSDDIRHMLNALTKLGVTYQLSEDKTVCEVQGLGQAFHTPESLELFLGNAGTAMRPLAAALCLGAGEYVLTGEPRMKERPIGHLVEALQSAGAEVTYLENEGFPPLRIQGTGLKGGEVEIDGSISSQFLTAFLMSAPLASGDTVIQIKGELVSKPYIDITLHIMAQFGVSVENDNYQRFIVKGGQQYQSPGDFLVEGDASSASYFLAAAAIKGGEVKVTGIGKSSIQGDTQFAEALAAMGAEIEWGEDYVIARRGSLHGVDMDFNHIPDAAMTIATTALFAEGTTAIRNVYNWRVKETDRLSAMATELRKVGAIVEEGEDYIIITPPAQLRHAAIDTYDDHRMAMCFSLVAMSQDTPVTINDPKCTSKTFPDYFEKLASLSHE
- the gyrA gene encoding DNA topoisomerase (ATP-hydrolyzing) subunit A codes for the protein MSDLAKEITPVNIEEELKGSYLDYAMSVIVGRALPDVRDGLKPVHRRVLFAMNVLGNDWNKPYKKSARVVGDVIGKYHPHGDSAVYDTIVRMAQPFSLRYMLVDGQGNFGSIDGDSAAAMRYTEVRMSKIAHELLADLDKETVDYVDNYDGTERIPAVLPTKVPNLLVNGASGIAVGMATNIPPHNLGEVIDGCLAYMDNDQITIDQLLDYIPGPDFPTAAQISGRKGIIDAYKTGRGKIYMRSKADIETDKNGKETIVVTEIPYQVNKARLIEKIAELVKEKKVEGISALRDESDKDGMRIVIECRRDAVGEVVLNNLYAQTQLQTTFGINMVALDKNGQPKLFNLKEMLESFVNHRREVVTRRTIFELRKARERAHILEGLAIALVNIDEIIELVRNAATPQIAREGLLARSWELGNVAAMLERAGVDAARPEWLAEDLGVRDGRYYLTEQQAQAILDLRLHKLTGLEHEKILDEYKGLLTQIEELMLILSSAERLMEVIREELELVREQFNDVRRTEITAASHDIDLEDLISQEDVVVTLSHHGYVKYQLLADYEAQRRGGKGRAATRMKDEDFIERLLVANTHDTILCFSSRGRMYWLKVYQLPQASRTARGKPIVNILPLEENERITAILPVKEYEEDKFIFMATADGTVKKTPLTDFSRPRSAGIIAVNLRDGDSLIGVDITDSQNDIMLFSAAGKVVRFSEEQVRGMGRTAAGVRGIKLAEDDKVVSLIVPHNEGDVLTVTENGYGKRTDLAEYPAKSRATQGVVSIKVSERNGSVVGAVQVQDGDEFMMITNAGTLVRTRVAEVSRVGRNTQGVTLIRTAEDEQVVGLQRIEEPEEDDLPFSEGEMSEGEASGEANAATDETPPASEDDAEESSED
- the ubiG gene encoding bifunctional 2-polyprenyl-6-hydroxyphenol methylase/3-demethylubiquinol 3-O-methyltransferase UbiG, which produces MTKQLNVDPAEISKFEDMASRWWDLEGEFKPLHQINPLRLNYVIDHAGGLFGKKVLDVGCGGGILAESMAREGALVTGLDMGKEPLTVARLHALETGTKLDYIQQTVEEHAEQNEGTYDVVTCMEMLEHVPDPASVIASCAKLIKPGGHVFFSTLNRNIKSYLFAIVGAEQVMKLVPKGTHDHKKFIRPSELMAMVDLTELEDRHITGLHYNPLTDTYKLGRNVDVNYILHTTKPE